In Synergistaceae bacterium, the genomic window CCATGACTACGCGGAATGCCGCCCGCAATGCTACTTCAGTCTTCCCGAATCCGACATCACCGACAAGGAGTCTATCCATCGGAAAATTTGATGACAGGTCGGACATAATATCGTCAACCGCTTTGAGCTGGTCTGCTGTCTCGTTGAACGTGAACGCCCGCACAAAATCATCATATGCGCTGTCATTCGGGGCGTAGGGGGGACGGCGTTCAAGCTCGCGTTTCGCGAATATCTCCATCAGGATTTTTGCTTCCTTCTCGGCCTGCTCCTGCGTCTTCTGGAGTCGGTGCTTCCACGTTTTTCCCTTCAGCGTGTCAAGTTTCGCCGACTCTGACTCGTGCTCGTTGAGTCCCGTCAATTTCTCCGACTGCGTTACAGGTATCAATAGCCGCTGATCGTCAGCAAACTCAATCACGAGAACATCAAGAGGAACCCCGGAAGCGTCAATAGTCTCAATCCCCCGGAAGATTCCTGTCCCGTAATCCTCATGAATCACTAGCTGACCCGGCGACAATTTCCCGCCCTCGCTCCAATCATCGGGGGTATGCCGCTGAGTGAGTGAGACTCCCGCGTTAATGCCGGATAATTCGCGCTCAGATATGAAGGCTCTTTTTGCTGACTTGTCTGTGAACCCCGCCGACAATTTTCCCTCATGTATCGTATACGGCAGTTTCTGAAACACCGGGTTGTCCGTGAATATCTCTATGCTGTAGCCGTTCGCCGACAGACTTTCGCAGAGAGTGAGAATCTTTTCGGGACTCCCCCTAAATGCCGGAAGTGAGTCGGTCATAAATTCAGCGTCAGATTTCACGGGGTCATTTGTGATTCTTACGACTGGGAATCTTGCGAGCTTTGCGAAAATGTCGGGCCATTCCTCCACAATGTAGCCTGCTTTCACCGAGTCGAAAACCTCGCGCCAAAGCCATATGAATGACTCGGCCTGTGATTCAGTTTTCGCGGGGTCATTGATGGCTATCATCGTGTCAGCTGGAATCATGTCAGCCGTAAAACTCCTTACAGCCTGCGTGATTCCGTGAAGGGTTATTTCGTCGAGGGACATTAATTCGGAGCTTGATTTCTGCGTGTCAGGGTGGAAGCCGCCAATCCGCTCTAATTCATCGTCTAGGAACTCAAACCGCAACGGCAGCGCGTACGCCGGATCGTAGACATCAATAATATACCCTCTCTGCGCGAACTGTCCCGGCATCCATACGAGGCTTGAAGGGTTGTAGCCTGAAGAGATTAGCCAGTCTTTGAGGGACTCAGCGTCAAAGGGGAGTGATTTTGCGACCCGGTAATCCATCGCCCCGACAAGGCACGAGGCCATTAACGCGCCGGGGGAAGCCGAGATTACGCCGTCTGACTCCGCCCATCTCCTGAGAATTTCTCCGCGCTCCAACAACAGCGGGCGAACGCTTCCGGGCTGAGGGGTAAGCGGCATTTCAGGCAGGAGGAAAATATTTGCGCCGGGGTGAAGAGTCCTGAAATCCTGCGCGAATGTTGCGGCCTGAGTCGAGTCGGGGAATATGGCGAGGGTGTGAGCTTTTGACGGGGTTAGCCAGGCTCTTGCGGAAATTCCTGCGCGTTCGAGGATTGTTTTGTTACGCAGGGAGGGAGTCAATGATTTTTTTGCGGGACGGGTTATCACGTGAGTATTTCCCCTTTTTGCCGATTATATCACGGCTAATCACGGAGCTTTATTGCGGCGTAAATGTCTGACAGGGCATTGCGGAATGTCTGATAGTATCTCAGGTTCAGCAGGACAAACACGGCGATGATTACGGGATTGCGTCCCTCAAGAATCTTTTTGCGGCGTGAAAGGAAGTGTATCATTCTGCGGAGTGCCTTCCGATTATGTTCGGGGATTGCGAGTCCGTCAGAAGCGTCAAGAAATTTCCGGCACATTTCCGCGTCAATGTCAGCGTTCTTTACGCGCTGTGAGATATTCGGGGGAGTCCGCCTGAATTGGTTTGTGGCGTTGCTGTCATGCCTCCTGTAAAGCACAAGCTGACGGCACATCAGATACAGCCCATCGGCGACAATGGCATACTTCCACAGCATAGAGTCGTGCAGCCTCGTGTCAATGTCCATCACGCTGAAACGGTCAATGATTTCACGCCTGAAGCAGAATGTGCAGCCCGGCCGCAAATTTCCGAGCCAGTAATCTTTGAGCCTCAGCGGGATAATTTCGCCGTCATCGCGGGCAAGATTCTTCACGTAGGAATGCGCTATCTTTTCGCTGTCCCTGAAGGGGATATAGTTCGAGGCAAGAAGGAGTATCGCCGGATTGTCATTCATGGCCGCA contains:
- a CDS encoding DEAD/DEAH box helicase, whose amino-acid sequence is MITRPAKKSLTPSLRNKTILERAGISARAWLTPSKAHTLAIFPDSTQAATFAQDFRTLHPGANIFLLPEMPLTPQPGSVRPLLLERGEILRRWAESDGVISASPGALMASCLVGAMDYRVAKSLPFDAESLKDWLISSGYNPSSLVWMPGQFAQRGYIIDVYDPAYALPLRFEFLDDELERIGGFHPDTQKSSSELMSLDEITLHGITQAVRSFTADMIPADTMIAINDPAKTESQAESFIWLWREVFDSVKAGYIVEEWPDIFAKLARFPVVRITNDPVKSDAEFMTDSLPAFRGSPEKILTLCESLSANGYSIEIFTDNPVFQKLPYTIHEGKLSAGFTDKSAKRAFISERELSGINAGVSLTQRHTPDDWSEGGKLSPGQLVIHEDYGTGIFRGIETIDASGVPLDVLVIEFADDQRLLIPVTQSEKLTGLNEHESESAKLDTLKGKTWKHRLQKTQEQAEKEAKILMEIFAKRELERRPPYAPNDSAYDDFVRAFTFNETADQLKAVDDIMSDLSSNFPMDRLLVGDVGFGKTEVALRAAFRVVMAGFQVCVLVPTTILAQQHYSAFQSRLSGFPVNVGLLSRFITAKQAREVLKSTEEGKIDILIGTHKLLQKGVKFRALGLLIIDEEHRFGVMHKESLKMSYGKADVLSLSATPIPRTLEMALRGLRSISVLSTPPEDRLPITTYTGKFSAGTIRRAITFELNRGGQVYFLSGKIARIPEYMRMLGAFFPDAVIKFAHGQMNEKELESTMLEFYDGKIDILVATTIIESGLDVGRANTIIIDNAEELGLAQMYQLRGRVGRRGEKAFAYFFYPEKSTLNQDTLDRLEAIATMTELGSGYEIARRDLDIRGGGEAGGTIQHGNTRISSYSLFYSMLERELDKLRGKTESPKPEIISDRGGGFIPESYIPQDDVRITLYRRLINALGLDEIDALCDEMADRFGAVPSEVKYLVGLTAAKNFGGRYGIREVSVRKGTVTVKYSGGEIPAHQERVRKYLKSLGRNIKFTQED
- a CDS encoding glycosyltransferase gives rise to the protein MDLRIIAQTLRRKIMLSSLNINHERTGALHEMNRRISVVIAAYNGVKFLREQLDSIYEQILKPDEVIIADDFSDDGTFDFCRKYIDDRSLHGWTVYRNAKNLGVSRNFREALRHATGDYVFTCDQDDIWMPDKISAMAAAMNDNPAILLLASNYIPFRDSEKIAHSYVKNLARDDGEIIPLRLKDYWLGNLRPGCTFCFRREIIDRFSVMDIDTRLHDSMLWKYAIVADGLYLMCRQLVLYRRHDSNATNQFRRTPPNISQRVKNADIDAEMCRKFLDASDGLAIPEHNRKALRRMIHFLSRRKKILEGRNPVIIAVFVLLNLRYYQTFRNALSDIYAAIKLRD